In Gadus macrocephalus chromosome 4, ASM3116895v1, the following proteins share a genomic window:
- the rtcb gene encoding RNA-splicing ligase RtcB homolog yields MARSYNDELQYLEKIDKTCWRIKKGFVPNMKVEGIFYVNDPLEKLMFEELRNACRGGGFGGFLPAMKQIGNVAALPGIVNRSIGLPDVHSGYGFAIGNMAAFDMSDPTAVVSPGGVGFDINCGVRLLRTNLDEGDVQPVKEQLAQALFDHIPVGVGSKGVIPMTAKDLEEALEMGVDWSLREGYAWAEDKEHCEEYGRMLQADPNKVSSKAKKRGLPQLGTLGAGNHYAEIQVVDEIYDDYAAKKMGIDHKGQVCVMIHSGSRGLGHQVATDALVAMEKAMKRDNIVVNDRQLACARIHSAEGQDYLKGMAAAGNYAWVNRASMTFLTRQAFSKVFATTPDDLDMHVIYDVSHNIAKVEEHMVDGRPKTLLIHRKGSTRAFPPHHPLIAVDYQLTGQPVLIGGTMGTCSYVLTGTEKGMTETFGTTCHGAGRALSRAKARRNFDFQDVLDKLADQGIAIRVASPKLVMEEAPDSYKNVTDVVNTCHDAGISKKAIKLRPIAVIKG; encoded by the exons ATGGCTCGATCCTACAATGACGAGTTGCAATACTTGGAGAAAATTGACAAAACATGTTGGCGGATAAAAAAGGGGTTTGTGCCCAATATGAAG GTTGAAGGAATCTTCTACGTCAACGATCCCCTTGAGAAGCTGATGTTTGAGGAGCTCCGCAATGCCTGTCGGGGAGGAG GCTTTGGTGGTTTCCTCCCAGCTATGAAACAGATTGGGAATGTCGCCGCACTGCCCGGAATAGTGAAC AGGTCCATCGGTCTCCCTGACGTCCACTCCGGCTACGGCTTCGCCATTGGAAACATGGCCGCCTTCGACATGAGTGACCCCACCGCTGTTGTTTCACCTG GCGGCGTGGGGTTCGACATCAACTGCGGCGTGCGTCTGCTGCGGACCAACCTGGACGAGGGCGACGTGCAGCCGGTGAAGGAGCAGCTCGCCCAGGCGCTGTTCGACCACATCCCCGTGGGCGTCGGCTCCAAGGGCGTCATCCCCATGACCGCCAA ggacctggaggaggctcTAGAGATGGGCGTGGACTGGTCTCTGAGGGAGGGCTATGCTTGGGCCGAGGACAAGGAGCACTGCGAGGAGTACGGCCGCATGCTGCAGGCCGACCCCAACAAGGTCTCCTCCAAGGCCAAGAAGAGGGGCCTGCCACAG CTGGGCACCCTGGGAGCGGGGAACCACTACGCCGAGATCCAGGTGGTGGACGAGATCTACGACGACTATGCCGCCAAGAAGATGGGCATCGACCACAAGGGCCAGGTGTGCGTGATGATCCACAGCGGCAGCCGCGGCCtcggccaccaggtggccacaG ACGCCCTGGTTGCCATGGAGAAGGCGATGAAGAGGGACAACATCGTGGTGAACGACCGGCAGCTGGCCTGCGCCCGCATCCACTCGGCCGAGGGCCAGGACTACCTGAAGGGCATGGCGGCCGCCGGGAACTACGCCTGGGTCAACCGCGCCTCCATGACCTTCCTCACCAGACAG GCCTTCTCCAAGGTGTTTGCGACCACGCCCGACGACCTGGACATGCACGTGATCTACGACGTGTCCCACAACATCGCCAAGGTGGAGGAGCACATGGTGGACGGCCGGCCCAAGACGCTGCTGATCCACCGCAAGGGCTCCACCCGCGCCTTCCCCCCGCACCACCCCCTCATCGCCGTTGACTACCAG CTCACAGGACAGCCGGTGCTGATCGGAGGGACCATGGGGACGTGCAGCTACGTGCTGACGGGGACGGAGAAGGGCATGACGGAGACCTTCGGCACCACCTGTCACGGAGCT GGTCGTGCTCTATCCCGAGCGAAAGCCCGTCGTAACTTCGACTTCCAGGACGTGTTGGACAAACTGGCCGACCAGGGCATCGCCATCAGGGTCGCGTCTCCCAAGCTCGTcatggaggag GCTCCCGACTCGTACAAAAACGTCACAGATGTCGTGAACACGTGCCACGACGCCGGCATCAGCAAGAAAGCCATCAAACTCCGGCCGATCGCGGTGATTAAGGGCTGA
- the LOC132454915 gene encoding spondin-1-like has translation MMCACVFASVCGSAPSSCIVTEWGEWDPCSATCGLGMRRRERMVKMPPLDGSMCKAEVLEVDKCMMPDCDAAPCMLSPWSDWGGCSVSCGVGMRTRQRMLKSEAASCSEELEQSDKCMLPECPVDCMVSEWSECNKSCGKGHTIRSRMVKLEPGPGGSACPETVQRKKCKVRKCRAKTKEERGGGGGGGGKRRRRGKQGRDAAVEEQPGCRMQPWTGWTGCTKPCGGGIQERFMLVKKKAKVASCKDRKEIRGCNVHPC, from the exons atgatgtgtgcctgtgtgtttgcatctgttTGTGGTTCAGCTCCCAGCAGCTGCATTGTGACCGAGTGGGGCGAGTGGGACCCCTGCAGCGCCACCTGTGGGCTGGGAATGAGAAGGCGAGAGCGCATGGTGAAGATGCCGCCTCTGGACGGATCCATGTGCAAAGCGGAGGTGCTCGAGGTGGACAAGTGCATGATGCCAGACTGTG aCGCGGCGCCCTGCATGCTGTCCCCGTGGTCGgactgggggggctgcagcGTGTCCTGCGGCGTGGGGATGCGGACGCGCCAGCGGATGCTGAAGTCGGAGGCGGCGTCCTGCtcagaggagctggagcagagcGACAAGTGCATGCTGCCCGAGTGCC CTGTGGACTGCATGGTGTCTGAGTGGTCCGAGTGCAACAAGTCGTGCGGTAAAGGCCACACCATCCGCAGCCGCATGGTGAAGCTGGAGCCGGGGCCCGGCGGCAGCGCCTGCCCCGAGACCGTGCAGAGGAAGAAGTGCAAGGTCCGCAAGTGCCGGGCCAAGacgaaagaggagagaggaggaggtggaggaggaggggggaagaggaggcgaAGGGGCAAGCAGGGGAGAGACGCAGCTGTGGAGGAACAACCAG GGTGCCGGATGCAGCCGTGGACCGGCTGGACGGGCTGTACCAAGCCCTGCGGCGGGGGTATCCAGGAGCGCTTCATGCTGGTGAAGAAGAAAGCCAAGGTTGCCAGCTGTAAGGATCGGAAGGAGATCCGCGGCTGTAACGTGCATCCCTGCTAA